A window of the Gossypium hirsutum isolate 1008001.06 chromosome A03, Gossypium_hirsutum_v2.1, whole genome shotgun sequence genome harbors these coding sequences:
- the LOC107888008 gene encoding uncharacterized protein, whose product MASLLIPFAPSTTRVFAAKSSAAGGTKQEKGFLDWILGNLQKEDQFYETDPLLKKVEDKNGSARTSNGRNDSVSAPQKKKGSVFGGLFAKKGNYTCNLQIV is encoded by the coding sequence ATGGCGTCACTGCTAATTCCCTTTGCTCCTTCCACAACAAGGGTTTTCGCAGCAAAAAGTTCAGCTGCAGGTGGAACCAAAcaggaaaaagggtttcttgattgGATCCTCGGGAACTTGCAGAAAGAAGATCAGTTCTACGAAACCGATCCTCTCCTCAAGAAAGTTGAAGACAAAAATGGAAGTGCCCGAACTTCCAATGGCCGCAACGACTCGGTTTCAGCCCCTCAGAAGAAGAAGGGCAGTGTTTTTGGTGGACTTTTCGCCAAGAAAGGAAATTATACTTGCAACTTACAAATCGTCTAA